A region of Sphingomonas crusticola DNA encodes the following proteins:
- the murJ gene encoding murein biosynthesis integral membrane protein MurJ has translation MGLARSLGSVGGLTLVSRVLALVRDTLQATYVGAGFASDAFYVAFRLPNMFRTLFAEGAFAGAFVPMFNRKVGPNGEIAVGIRFAEQALAVLFPILLIMTVLMIAAAWPLTWALAGGFDRQHPTHDQFAFAVTLSRITIPYLMLISLASLLGGILNSLGKFWINAAAPVLLNVAMVGALLFFHGDNSYATARAQAISIPIGGALQLAWLVFACQQAGVSMRLRRPRLDDDVRRLIKLILPAAAGAGASQINLAISTSLAGGLLAAGSISVINYADRLNQLPLGMIGIGLGTVLLPTISRLLTSGREAEAMETQNRGIEIALFLTLPATAAFIFASEPLVRGIFQHGAFHAGDTIRVAWALSAFSTGLPSYVLVKVLTPGFYARADMRTPVRYAIISVGVNIVLNFILIPTIGTAGPPLATAISSSVNVAMLYWTLRHRGHFAPDAQLRRRIPRLALAALLMGGVLYWLGPSADPYLTRSLAVRVTALAVLCGGGGLVYVVACFLTGAFRREDLKLLARRR, from the coding sequence ATGGGGCTCGCCCGCTCGCTGGGCTCGGTCGGCGGTCTGACCCTGGTCAGCCGCGTGCTGGCGCTGGTGCGCGACACGCTGCAGGCGACCTATGTCGGTGCAGGGTTTGCGTCGGACGCCTTCTACGTCGCGTTCAGGCTCCCCAATATGTTCCGCACCTTGTTCGCGGAAGGGGCGTTCGCGGGGGCGTTCGTGCCGATGTTCAACCGCAAGGTCGGCCCCAATGGCGAGATCGCCGTCGGCATCCGCTTCGCCGAGCAGGCGCTGGCGGTGCTGTTTCCGATCCTGCTGATCATGACCGTGCTGATGATCGCGGCCGCCTGGCCGCTGACCTGGGCGCTTGCCGGCGGTTTCGATCGCCAGCATCCGACCCACGACCAGTTCGCCTTCGCGGTCACGCTGTCGCGCATCACGATACCCTATCTGATGCTCATCAGCCTCGCGTCGCTACTGGGCGGGATCCTCAATTCGCTCGGCAAATTCTGGATCAACGCCGCCGCGCCCGTGCTGCTCAACGTGGCGATGGTGGGCGCCTTGCTGTTCTTCCACGGCGACAATTCCTATGCGACCGCCCGCGCGCAGGCGATCTCCATTCCCATCGGCGGCGCGCTTCAGCTCGCCTGGCTGGTATTTGCCTGCCAACAAGCGGGCGTCAGCATGCGGCTGCGACGGCCGCGACTGGATGACGATGTGCGCCGGCTGATCAAGCTGATCCTGCCGGCCGCCGCCGGCGCGGGTGCATCGCAGATCAACCTTGCCATCTCGACCTCGCTCGCCGGCGGCCTGCTCGCGGCAGGCTCGATCTCGGTGATCAATTATGCGGACCGGTTGAACCAGCTTCCGCTCGGCATGATCGGCATCGGTCTCGGCACGGTATTGCTGCCGACCATATCCCGCCTGCTCACGAGCGGGCGGGAAGCCGAGGCGATGGAGACGCAGAATCGCGGCATTGAGATTGCCCTGTTCCTGACGCTGCCGGCGACCGCCGCCTTCATCTTTGCGTCCGAACCGCTGGTACGCGGCATATTCCAGCACGGCGCCTTCCACGCGGGCGACACGATCCGGGTCGCCTGGGCGCTGAGCGCCTTCTCAACCGGCCTGCCCTCCTACGTCCTCGTCAAGGTGCTGACGCCGGGCTTCTATGCGCGTGCGGACATGCGCACGCCGGTGCGCTACGCGATCATTTCTGTCGGCGTGAATATCGTCCTCAACTTCATATTGATTCCCACGATCGGCACGGCCGGACCGCCGCTGGCGACCGCCATATCCTCGAGCGTGAACGTGGCGATGCTGTATTGGACGTTGCGGCACCGCGGCCATTTTGCCCCCGATGCCCAGCTTCGCCGCCGCATCCCGCGCCTGGCGCTGGCGGCGCTGCTGATGGGCGGCGTGCTCTATTGGCTGGGGCCAAGCGCCGATCCCTATCTGACGCGATCACTGGCCGTGCGGGTTACCGCGCTGGCGGTCCTGTGCGGCGGCGGCGGGCTGGTTTACGTCGTCGCCTGTTTCCTCACCGGCGCGTTCCGGCGCGAGGATCTGAAGCTGCTCGCCCGCCGTCGCTAA
- a CDS encoding DUF5060 domain-containing protein, which translates to MPLRLALPILSFLLASLLPQAVAARLQSGEVHVWEMQEIRFEAARLYANPYADVDCWIELEGPHFKKRVYGFWDGGRSFKVRFVATEPGAWHWVSGSNRRDDSGLNGGAGKLNAVAWTAAELGENANRHGFVRADGKGHALRYADGTPFFLTGDTWLAASTWRLPFRGATPAPDYIPAEGISFEEAVAWRKRQGFNSISFISAFPNWAADNHGATFADKKGVFLRNAWEKFGTWAPNAQISTADGALTTAKNMEDEAGNVAFAIAPDHDGMADFDRINPAYFQSLDRKMHYLAGQGFVPFLEPIRRDAAPAWKAYFDFNQSYARYVQYLIARYGAYNAIFSGIHLDWIPKDLSLTADDFNAALTYHLRKYGPPPFGQPVTTLIDRSTFKAFGHGDHAPWLTMHTVGNNPRNHAIYGSIEELFRLQPPYPAANLEPYYTGWNHAINRPGGETPEENSDRDNYFARAMMYGSVLSGALAGHVHGTAAYDVTSTGEAEGWRPYIWTALRYTSGAQMQYLKRFVLSEGARYQALELASQDIRPRSTTQAHGDGLDGWSFMMRTPAKDFALLYFEHQALRPQLAGFTAKARYTWLWYDTRNGEWSKPVTVRADAAGQLSAPAFPAGGSTGQDVAAKILAAP; encoded by the coding sequence ATGCCGCTGCGCCTGGCCCTGCCAATCCTGTCCTTTCTGCTCGCGTCCCTGCTGCCGCAGGCCGTCGCCGCCCGCCTGCAATCGGGCGAGGTCCACGTGTGGGAAATGCAGGAGATACGCTTTGAGGCGGCCCGCCTTTATGCCAATCCTTATGCGGACGTCGATTGCTGGATCGAGCTGGAAGGGCCGCACTTCAAAAAGCGCGTTTATGGCTTCTGGGATGGCGGGCGCAGCTTCAAGGTGCGTTTCGTCGCGACCGAACCCGGCGCATGGCATTGGGTGTCCGGCTCCAACCGACGCGATGATAGCGGGCTCAATGGCGGCGCCGGCAAGCTTAACGCGGTGGCCTGGACGGCGGCCGAACTCGGCGAGAATGCCAACCGGCATGGCTTCGTTCGTGCCGACGGCAAAGGTCATGCTCTGCGATATGCCGACGGCACGCCCTTCTTCCTGACGGGCGACACCTGGCTCGCCGCCTCGACCTGGCGGCTTCCTTTCCGCGGCGCAACGCCCGCGCCGGACTATATTCCCGCCGAAGGAATCAGCTTCGAGGAGGCGGTCGCCTGGCGGAAGCGGCAGGGCTTCAATTCGATATCCTTCATTTCCGCCTTTCCCAATTGGGCGGCCGACAATCACGGCGCCACCTTCGCCGACAAGAAGGGCGTGTTCCTGCGCAATGCGTGGGAGAAGTTCGGCACCTGGGCGCCGAACGCCCAGATCTCGACCGCCGACGGCGCGCTGACCACCGCCAAGAATATGGAAGATGAGGCGGGCAATGTCGCCTTCGCGATCGCGCCGGACCATGACGGCATGGCCGATTTCGACCGGATCAATCCGGCCTATTTCCAGAGCCTCGATCGCAAGATGCACTATCTAGCAGGCCAGGGGTTCGTACCCTTCCTGGAGCCGATCCGGCGCGATGCCGCGCCGGCGTGGAAGGCCTATTTCGATTTTAACCAATCCTACGCGCGCTACGTCCAATATCTGATCGCGCGTTACGGCGCATACAACGCGATCTTCAGCGGCATCCATCTCGACTGGATTCCGAAGGACCTCAGCCTGACCGCCGACGATTTCAACGCGGCGCTGACCTATCATCTGCGCAAATATGGTCCGCCGCCGTTCGGCCAGCCCGTGACCACCCTGATCGATCGCTCGACCTTCAAGGCGTTTGGCCATGGCGACCATGCGCCGTGGCTGACAATGCATACGGTCGGCAACAATCCCCGCAATCATGCGATCTACGGATCGATCGAGGAGCTGTTCCGACTCCAGCCGCCCTATCCCGCCGCCAATCTCGAGCCTTATTACACCGGCTGGAACCACGCCATTAACCGCCCGGGCGGTGAGACGCCGGAGGAGAATAGCGACCGCGACAATTATTTCGCACGGGCGATGATGTATGGCTCGGTTCTGTCGGGTGCGCTTGCCGGCCATGTCCATGGCACCGCCGCTTACGACGTGACCAGCACCGGCGAAGCGGAAGGCTGGCGTCCCTATATCTGGACGGCGCTGCGCTACACGTCCGGCGCCCAGATGCAGTATCTGAAGCGCTTCGTCCTGTCGGAAGGGGCGCGCTATCAGGCGCTCGAGCTGGCCAGCCAGGACATTCGCCCGCGCAGCACGACGCAAGCCCACGGCGATGGCCTCGACGGTTGGTCGTTCATGATGCGCACGCCGGCGAAGGATTTCGCGCTGCTCTATTTCGAGCACCAGGCGCTGCGGCCGCAATTGGCGGGTTTCACGGCGAAGGCGCGCTACACTTGGCTATGGTACGATACGCGCAATGGCGAATGGTCGAAGCCGGTGACCGTGCGCGCCGACGCTGCCGGCCAACTCTCGGCCCCCGCCTTTCCGGCCGGCGGATCGACAGGCCAGGACGTGGCGGCCAAGATCCTCGCCGCACCGTGA
- the trpS gene encoding tryptophan--tRNA ligase, protein MRTLSGIQPTGNLHLGNYLGAIRNWVRMQDAMAKDGGECFFFLADLHAISQYQDPAELRRGIREMAAALIACGVDPTRATLFRQRDVPAHSELAWLLNGTARVGWLNRMTQFKDKSGKNREGASVALYTYPVLQAADVLLYQATHVPVGDDQKQHLELARDIATKFNTDYGVELFTLPEPIIPPAAARIMSLRDGAAKMSKSDPSDMSRVNLADDPDLIAQKIRKAKTDPEPLPDDPTVLDARPEAKNLVTIYAALADETVADVLARFAGQGFGAFKPALAELTVEKLRPIGQRFAELQRDAPELDLLLKVGAEKAAAVAAPTLAGAYAAMGL, encoded by the coding sequence ATGCGCACCCTTTCCGGCATCCAGCCTACCGGCAACCTCCATCTCGGCAATTATCTGGGGGCGATCCGCAACTGGGTCCGCATGCAGGATGCGATGGCCAAAGATGGCGGGGAGTGCTTCTTCTTCCTCGCCGACCTGCATGCGATCAGCCAATATCAGGATCCGGCCGAACTCCGCCGCGGCATCCGCGAGATGGCGGCGGCATTGATCGCCTGCGGTGTCGATCCGACCCGCGCGACCTTGTTCCGCCAGCGCGACGTGCCGGCGCACAGCGAGCTTGCCTGGCTGCTTAACGGGACGGCGCGGGTCGGCTGGCTCAACCGCATGACCCAGTTCAAGGACAAGTCCGGCAAGAATCGCGAGGGCGCGTCGGTGGCGCTCTATACCTATCCGGTGCTGCAGGCGGCAGACGTGCTGCTCTACCAGGCGACACATGTGCCGGTCGGCGACGACCAGAAGCAGCATCTGGAACTGGCGCGCGACATCGCGACCAAGTTCAACACCGATTACGGCGTCGAGCTGTTCACCCTACCCGAGCCGATCATCCCGCCGGCCGCTGCGCGGATCATGTCATTGCGCGACGGCGCGGCGAAGATGTCGAAATCCGATCCGTCGGATATGAGCCGGGTTAACCTGGCGGACGATCCCGACCTGATCGCGCAGAAGATCCGCAAGGCGAAGACCGACCCCGAACCGTTGCCGGACGATCCCACTGTGCTGGATGCACGGCCGGAGGCGAAAAACCTTGTCACGATCTATGCGGCGCTCGCTGACGAAACGGTGGCGGACGTGCTGGCGCGCTTTGCCGGGCAGGGATTTGGCGCCTTCAAGCCGGCACTGGCGGAACTGACAGTGGAGAAGCTGCGTCCGATCGGTCAGCGCTTCGCCGAATTGCAACGCGACGCGCCCGAACTCGACCTTTTGCTCAAGGTCGGCGCGGAAAAAGCGGCGGCAGTTGCCGCACCCACCCTTGCGGGCGCATATGCGGCAATGGGACTATAA